Sequence from the Lepisosteus oculatus isolate fLepOcu1 chromosome 13, fLepOcu1.hap2, whole genome shotgun sequence genome:
gtttttttgtatttttgtcaggtcttaataaaataatgtaacactTTGGGGCAAAGATACAGGACAGGAGACCGAACGCTGATGCCAGAATAGCAAAGACctgcacagctacagtatactttCCTGGAGTGCTAACATAGGCTGGGATGAAGGTTATCCACACTGCAAAAAATATCAGCATGCTGAAAGTTATAAACTTTGCTTCATTAAAACTGTCTGGTAATTTCCTGGCTAAAAAGGCTATAACAAAACACAGACAAGCTAACACTCCAATATAACCCAGAACACCCCAGAATCCCAGCGCTGACCCAACAGCACATTCCAAGATGATCTTTGCACTTTGATACACAGTGTTATGTGCAGCATGTGGAGGGCTGGTTATCAGCCACACTATACAGATCAGAATTTGGACTGAGGTACAGACAAACACACTGGCTCTTTGCTGTGTGGGACCGAACCACTTCATGACATTGCTGCCAGGGAGAGTGGCTCTGAAAGCAACAAGCACAACCACTGTCTTTGCAAGAATGCAGGAAATGCACAGAGCAAAACTTATGCCAAACGCTGTGTAGCGGACCATGCAAGACCAGTCTGTTGGCTCTCCTACGAACGGAAGTGCAATAAGGAAACACAGAATGAGGAATAGCAGCAGCAAAAAGCTCAACTCCATGTTATTTGCGCGGACGATGGGGGTGTTTCTAAAGAAGATGAACACCCCAGAAACAGCTGTGGTGACACAGGCTCCAAGTGTCGACACCACTGTCAGTACCATGCCCATTGACTCAGAATAGGACAAGAACTCCACCTCTTTTGGGATGCACTGGTCTCTTGCTTTGTTTGACCACGTCTCCAGTGGGCATTTTGTACAATCAAGAGAGTCTGTTGGGGAGGAGAGAATAAAGAAATAAGTACCTCAGAGAGTGCAAAATCATTTTCTATATAGTGCTAtaaaataatactgaaaatTCAGAATGTGCAGGAAAGATTTGTTTTCAACTATCAATAAACTACTGCAATCACATGCAGTCCTTCACCTGTCTGACTGCTGATCTCCCCATCAGCACATGGGACACAGTCGAAGCAGCAGACAGGCTGTCCCCTGCGAGTGGCCTTTCTTGAACCTGGAGAACAACTGTCACTGCACACAGACCGAGGGACCTACAGGGGAGCAGTGAAACCTACTCACAAATCACACATTGTAAAAAGCATGGTGTCAAAAAGCCTCTAGTTTATTACAAGAAATCTAAATAggaattaaaatactgtacagcggCGTCATTGATTTCTCTGATTCAGTCATTTATGAATTTCGTTACCTACTGCATGCAACAGATTCTGACCACTTTCAGCTCTATTTGCAACTACTGCATTTATACAGTGATGGCCTCCAAGTATTGACATTTCCACCCACAGCATAACTAACTGCATCCGAATAACATCATTACACTGTTCTTCTGAGTTACACAAGTAACTTTGAAGACTTCTGATAAAAATCTTCCCCAACAGTCACAGAAAACCCATTACATTAATTGTCTTTATCAAGCATAATGGTAGTATTCCTTTTtataaaagcacagaaaaataGCAAAAGAAAAGGGCCTATTGAGCTCAGCAAAGTGTGACACGCAAAGTACAGATAATTTCAAAGTAACACTAattcacaaaattatttttcacaacTTAGCAGAGCTACAAGCCTAATTTCCAATAAACATAACATGGAGTTAAGGATCATGATTTGTTTTGCAACTAGCCAATTCTATTACTTCCTAAATCTACTGAATAACAGACTGtgagaaattgaattaaaaaaaggaattgaaAAACTAATGTGTCTCTATTTCTATTGCAGACTATAAAGaaattacacaaaaaaaactcatttctGAAGCTGAAGGTTTCTAGAAtatcaaaaacaagtttagaAAAACTGAGAATGTATTACAGCATCATTTTGAAGTCTGGTCTCAAAAACTGTTGAACGACAAGGTTCtccaaatgttttctaaaattgttATCGTGGATGTGAaagtaaaacatactgtaacgctccagggttcacatgggtatgcaccctcacctctgccacatcaggtcagcccccaccgtcggggactcgaacccaagcctccagcatcactcaacagggacccagcctcttgagccaaagggaaatctcccatcacCCAGGCAGCtgtggtccctgctattcacagggaagggcggtgacgtcaccgcgctggtaagccggctctcacaagcaatggaggccgtataataataataactataataatagcttacacttatatagcgcttttctggacactccactcaaagcgctttacaggtaatggggatcccctccaccaccaccaatgtgcagccccacctggatgatgcgacggcagccatagtgcgccagaacactcaccatacaccagctatcagctatcagctatcagcggggaggagagcagagtaatgtagccaattcataaatggggattataaggaggccatgattggtaagggccaatgggaaattttggccaggacactggggtgacacccctactcttttcgagaaacgccctgggatttgtaatgaccacagagtgtcaggacctcagttttacatctcatccgaaggacagcacctgtttacagtatactgcccccgtcactatactggggcattaaaacccacacagaccgcagggtgagcaccccctgctgaccccactaacacctcttccagcagtaaccttactttttcccaggaggtctcccatccaggtactgaccaggctcacacctgctgagcttcagtgggttgctagttgtgagttgcagggtgatatggctatgCATTACAATACTAAAAGCAATGCAGCAGAATTCAAAAAAGGATAAACAAGACTAACCTGCTGGCCCCTGTGCCAACGAACAGTCGACACGTTAATTATCAGGCTGTTTTCACGACCCAAAGAAGCGTCATAGTAGCCAACTTTCACCAGCTCAAGCGACCCGTCGGGCCCCTCCTGCCAGTTCATGAGGTCATAGGATGCGACCGGGTCTCCGTTCTCGTCAAAGCTCACCTCTTCTCCAAGGACAGAGAACCGCACTTGCTTCATGTAATGCGAGAGCTGAAAGGAACGATGAAGGCTGGTTTAGTGATTTCACTCTTTCTGTcatgtcctacagtatattttccttACGCTAAGACGTACTGTACCTGCTCTGGGAGCACGTTTCTCATGTCTCCGCACGTCTGGTTTTTGAAGGGGCCGCTTCCGCTCACACATGCGCTCATATTGTGCAGTGCGTGCGCAACCACATAGACGGCTTTGTAAACGTTGTAGGAAACCCTCAGCTGAGACACATCCGAGTACGCAGAGTACACACTCTCCAGGCTCTCCAGGCCGGTGCAGGGCTCCCAGGACGAAGAGGCGGTATGTACATGGGTGTTCAAAGAGCTGTTCAGTTTGCACCCAAATGTTTCTTCCCAGAATTCCGCAATGAAGGAGAATTCATGCGCGTCGGAGAGACGGAGTCGAGTCAAAAACTCTTTAAGATCAGGAATCTCTGCCTTGCGTATTGCAAACCCAATACTTCCAATTAAGAAGTCTTTGAATTCATTCCACAGGGATTTCCCTGTAGTCCAAGCTTCGCTTGATATCCATTGAATGTCTGTGATATTCTGACGTTTGAATTCACGTAAAATAGACTGCAATTGGGATTCTCCAGTAAAACCTAAAACCACCTTTGCAGAAGATCGTTTAATTACCTCTGTCACTCCAAGTATATCTCCTTTATTCATTGTAGCTGGGAAGAAGTGGGTATAAGCTATGCACGCATCCCATTTTTTAGATTCTTCTATTAAAAGCTGTATTGCAAAGCGTGCGTAATCGCTTTCTTCTCCAATAACTCCTATCCAGGTCCATTTGAAATAATTGATGAGTGTAGCTATCGCCTGAATCTGAAAGGCATCGCTCGGCATAGTTCTCATGAAAGTTGGGAACTCCTTCTTGTCGCTAAGACAGTGACAGGAAGCGAAGTAGCTCACCTGTACGTAGAAGAGGAATGGTGAGAAGAAACTAAAGCTTTTGCTCTCTTGAGTCAGAATAAAACTATTTACAACAATGGAAACCGATTTATCAAAGAGAAATGTCAAAGTCTTtagcattttaagaaaaactgaCGTATTTCCAAGCAACTGATGCTCACAATAGTAAGAAatgtgtaataaatgtaaagTCTCCACTTAGGACCTGAACCGGAAGCCAGGGAGAAAAATACGTTTAAGACTTCTTACCAGTGGGATATGAAAGGGTCCCAAGGTTCTCAGAATTGCCACAGATCTGCTCGAACCCGCGTCTCCAATGATCACCGGGGACATCGGTCTTGCAGCGGCCGcgcaggacaggagagaggtGTTTCCGATCTGCCCGTTTACGAGGATGAGGGAGCTCCGCAAACAGGCGTGTATGTCGTCACAGCTGTCCAGTATTCGATACCCCAGCTTCAGATCAGGAAGAAGGTCTTTTCTTTGGTTTATTTCCTTTATGGTAAAAATCATTGTCTGCATCCAGCGCAGTGCTCGGGGACTGAAACTAAAGCACACAAGAGCACGGCTATCTTCCACGTGTCGTGTCACACATAAACCAAGGGCATTTAGGCACCAAATGACTGTTGGTGAAAACCTACAGTAAAAGCGGGCGAGTATGAACCTTAACAACATATTTCACACTGTAAAATGACTTCATGATAACGCAGGTACTTACTCTATGCAATGAGGAGGCTTGGGTCTACTCTTAAACGACGGGGCATAGAGAGGTGATCTGTAGTGCAAAGGGAACAGTCCGCCTAGCACAACATCCCCCTCCTGAAAAAAGGCCGCACTCTCAACCTCGCCTTGAAATCTACAAGTCACATCGCCTGCGCCGGTGCTCTTCAAGTCTTTGAGGAAAAGAAGCGACAGAGCTATCAGCTGTGCGAGCAGGTGTGCCATTTCTGTTACAAGCGGGCTCGTCATCTGCTCGcttttattatatactgtactgtagactaAAAGGCAGTTTGATCATTAAGGTCGAGATACCGTTTTAGAAAGGGCGAAAACAGTTTATTACAACGTGAAGCGATTTTACGAATCACTTGAAGACTGCTTGCTACGCTCACATCCCAGATGCCTGCAGGCATACAGAAAACCATTTCCCGCGTGAATACTGTTAATACTGGAATATTATTCCATCACACTGACTCTCCACGAAGACTTCACGAGATTTCCCATTCCAGCAATAATATCAACATCAGACACATAAAACGAACAGCATAACGATGGCCTCTTAGGAAATTAGTTTT
This genomic interval carries:
- the LOC138242241 gene encoding extracellular calcium-sensing receptor-like, which translates into the protein MTSPLVTEMAHLLAQLIALSLLFLKDLKSTGAGDVTCRFQGEVESAAFFQEGDVVLGGLFPLHYRSPLYAPSFKSRPKPPHCIDFSPRALRWMQTMIFTIKEINQRKDLLPDLKLGYRILDSCDDIHACLRSSLILVNGQIGNTSLLSCAAAARPMSPVIIGDAGSSRSVAILRTLGPFHIPLVSYFASCHCLSDKKEFPTFMRTMPSDAFQIQAIATLINYFKWTWIGVIGEESDYARFAIQLLIEESKKWDACIAYTHFFPATMNKGDILGVTEVIKRSSAKVVLGFTGESQLQSILREFKRQNITDIQWISSEAWTTGKSLWNEFKDFLIGSIGFAIRKAEIPDLKEFLTRLRLSDAHEFSFIAEFWEETFGCKLNSSLNTHVHTASSSWEPCTGLESLESVYSAYSDVSQLRVSYNVYKAVYVVAHALHNMSACVSGSGPFKNQTCGDMRNVLPEQLSHYMKQVRFSVLGEEVSFDENGDPVASYDLMNWQEGPDGSLELVKVGYYDASLGRENSLIINVSTVRWHRGQQVPRSVCSDSCSPGSRKATRRGQPVCCFDCVPCADGEISSQTDSLDCTKCPLETWSNKARDQCIPKEVEFLSYSESMGMVLTVVSTLGACVTTAVSGVFIFFRNTPIVRANNMELSFLLLLFLILCFLIALPFVGEPTDWSCMVRYTAFGISFALCISCILAKTVVVLVAFRATLPGSNVMKWFGPTQQRASVFVCTSVQILICIVWLITSPPHAAHNTVYQSAKIILECAVGSALGFWGVLGYIGVLACLCFVIAFLARKLPDSFNEAKFITFSMLIFFAVWITFIPAYVSTPGKYTVAVQVFAILASAFGLLSCIFAPKCYIILLRPDKNTKKHMMGKGVKNFK